One Cuculus canorus isolate bCucCan1 chromosome 1, bCucCan1.pri, whole genome shotgun sequence DNA segment encodes these proteins:
- the CHST7 gene encoding carbohydrate sulfotransferase 7 yields the protein MKGQRRRWRWRGEHRRFAAVLVLYTLLLLLLVPYALDHGAGRAKDEPEPLLRRCPSLEEALSEWGWEQQQPPPDEEDDENEEDEGGGAAGNGSAAAGKRHIYLHATWRTGSSFLGELFNQHPDVFYLYEPMWHLWQALYPGDALSLQGALRDMLRALFRCDFSVLHLYAAPPAPRDPLAPAPPAAANLTTASIFGWRTNKVICSAPLCPAAPRPRDHIGLVDGAACEESCPPRALRELEAECRKYPVVVIKDVRLLELSALMPLLREPGLNLRVVQLFRDPRAVHNSRLKARQALLRESIQVLRSRHRAEPRGRQQQQQQLLLPPGLRGSAPQHRAEFFLGGALEVICQAWLRDLLLARRSPPWLRRRYTQLRYEDLVREPRAQLRRLLRFAGLAVPPALETFVLNMTRGAAYSSDRPFLISARDAREAIHAWRERLSRQQVRQVEAACGEAMSILAYPLGGDAR from the coding sequence ATGAAGGGCCAGCGGCGGCGGTGGCGGTGGCGGGGCGAGCACCGTCGCTTCGCCGCCGTGCTGGTGCTGTacacgctgctgctgctgctgctcgtGCCCTACGCGCTGGACCACGGCGCCGGGCGGGCGAAGGACGAGCCGGAGCCGCTGCTGCGGCGCTGccccagcctggaggaggcGCTGAGCgagtggggctgggagcagcagcagccgccgccgGACGAGGAGGACGACGAGAACGAGGAGGACGagggcggcggggcggcggggaaCGGCAGCGCGGCGGCGGGGAAGCGGCACATCTACCTGCACGCTACCTGGCGCACGGGCTCCTCGTTCCTGGGGGAGCTCTTCAACCAGCACCCCGACGTCTTCTACCTCTACGAGCCCATGTGGCACCTGTGGCAAGCCCTCTACCCCGGGGACGCGCTCAGCCTGCAGGGCGCTCTGCGCGACATGCTCCGCGCCCTCTTCCGATGCGACTTCTCGGTGCTGCACCTCTACGCCGCCCCGCCGGCCCCCCGCGACCCGCtggcccccgccccgcccgccgcggcCAACCTGACCACGGCCAGCATCTTCGGCTGGAGGACCAACAAGGTGATCTGCTCGGCGCCGCTctgccccgccgccccgcggCCCCGCGACCACATCGGCCTCGTCGACGGCGCCGCCTGCGAGGAATCGTGCCCTCCGCGGGCGCTGCGGGAGCTGGAGGCCGAGTGCCGCAAGTACCCGGTGGTGGTCATCAAGGACGTGCGGCTGCTGGAGCTCAGCGCCCTGATGCCGCTGCTGCGCGAGCCGGGGCTCAACCTGCGGGTGGTGCAGCTCTTCCGCGACCCCCGCGCCGTCCACAACTCGCGCCTGAAGGCGAGGCAGGCGCTGCTGCGGGAGAGCATCCAGGTGCTGCGCAGCCGCCACCGCGCCGAGCCGCGGGgccgccagcagcagcagcagcagctcctgctgccgcCCGGGCTGCGGGGATCGGCGCCGCAGCACCGCGCCGAGTTCTTCCTCGGCGGCGCTTTGGAGGTCATCTGCCAAGCGTGGCTCCGCGACCTGCTGCTGGCCCGCCGCTCACCGCCCTGGCTCCGCCGCCGCTACACCCAGCTGCGCTACGAGGACCTGGTGCGGGAGCCCCGCGCCCAGCTGCGCCGCCTGCTGCGCTTCGCCGGGCTGGCCGTGCCACCCGCTTTGGAAACCTTCGTGCTCAACATGACCCGCGGCGCCGCCTACTCCTCCGACCGGCCCTTCCTCATCTCCGCCCGCGACGCCCGGGAGGCCATCCACGCCTGGAGGGAGCGCCTCAGCCGCCAGCAGGTGCGGCAGGTGGAGGCTGCCTGCGGCGAAGCCATGAGCATCCTCGCCTACCCGCTCGGCGGCGACGCCCGCTAG